A single region of the Gossypium arboreum isolate Shixiya-1 chromosome 12, ASM2569848v2, whole genome shotgun sequence genome encodes:
- the LOC108476973 gene encoding protein ESMERALDA 1-like, giving the protein MHAKNRISSSGHSTPSPPASPLRSPRYRHGRKPGRFSPFQPGRTVAHHVAWLLLSVLLRRQGIFLFAPLIYISGMLLYMGTVSFDVVPLVKHRPAPGSVYRSTQVYEKLKIEMNEDYSSADAILTIWKNSYKGGEWRPCVNKPSEGLPESNGYIYVEANGGLNQQRTSICNAVAVAGYLNATLLIPNFHFHSIWRDPSKFKDIYDEDYFISALENNVQVVDKIPEYIMERFDHNLTNVYNFKIKAWSSIQYYRDEVLPKLLEEKIIRISPFANRLSFDAPPVVQRLRCLANYEALRFSSTILSLGETLVARMKKLSANTGGKYISVHLRFEEDMVAFSCCVFDGGEQEKEDMKNARERGWKGKFTKPGRVIRPGAIRINGKCPLTPLEVGLMLRGMGFGNNTYIFLASGKIYNAEKTMAPLLDMFPNLQTKEMLASEEELAPYKNFSSRMAAIDYTVCLHSEVFVTTQGGNFPHFLMGHRRYLFGGHSKTIRPDKRKLALLFDNPNIGWKSFKRQMLNMRSHSDSKGFELKKPVDSIYTFPCPDCMCRTNKSANSGSSSAT; this is encoded by the exons aTGCATGCGAAAAATAGGATTTCTAGTAGTGGCCATAGCACCCCATCACCCCCGGCATCACCACTACGGTCACCAAGGTACCGCCACGGAAGGAAACCGGGCCGGTTTAGCCCGTTCCAACCAGGGCGGACCGTTGCCCATCATGTCGCTTGGTTACTTCTCTCGGTTCTTCTTCGTCGACAAGGGATTTTCCTCTTTGCTCCTCTCATTTACATCTCTGGGATGCTTCTTTACATGGGCACCGTTTCGTTTGATGTGGTTCCCCTTGTTAAACACCGTCCGGCTCCGGGTTCCGTTTACCGAAGTACCCAAGTTTATGAGAAGCTTAAAATTGAGATGAATGAAGATTATTCCTCTGCTGATGCG ATTTTGACTATTTGGAAAAATTCCTATAAAGGGGGGGAGTGGAGGCCTTGTGTGAACAAGCCTTCTGAAG GTTTACCTGAATCAAATGGCTACATTTATGTAGAGGCAAATGGAGGCTTAAATCAGCAGAGGACATCG ATATGCAATGCAGTTGCTGTGGCAGGCTATCTTAATGCAACACTTCTAATCCCTAATTTCCATTTTCATAGCATATGGCGAGATCCCAG caagttcaaagacATCTATGATGAAGATTATTTTATCAGTGCGTTAGAGAATAATGTACAGGTTGTTGATAAGATTCCCGAGTACATAATGGAACGGTTTGATCATAATTTGACCAATGTCTACAACTTCAAAATTAAAGCGTGGTCATCCATTCAGTATTATAGGGATGAAGTGCTACCCAAGCTCCTTGAAGAAAA GATTATAAGAATTTCTCCTTTTGCAAATCGCTTATCGTTTGATGCTCCTCCAGTCGTACAAAGACTCAGATGCTTGGCAAATTATGAAGCTTTACGGTTTTCAAGTACAATACTAAGCCTTGGAGAAACTTTGGTTGCAAGAATGAAAAAGCTCAGTGCAAATACAGGGGGCAAGTACATCTCTGTTCATCTTCGCTTTGAGGAG GATATGGTTGCTTTCTCTTGTTGTGTATTTGATGGTGGGGAGCAAGAAAAAGAAGACATGAAAAATGCAAGAGAAAGAGGCTGGAAAGGAAAATTTACCAAACCTGGTCGAGTTATACGCCCTGGAGCAATCAGGATTAATGGGAAATGCCCACTTACTCCTCTAGAG GTTGGATTGATGCTAAGAGGAATGGGATTCGGTAACAATACATATATCTTTTTGGCATCCGGGAAAATATACAATGCTGAGAAAACAATGGCTCCATTATTGGACATGTTTCCCAACTTGCAGACAAAAGAGATGCTGGCATCCGAGGAAGAACTTGCTCCATATAAG AACTTTTCTTCCAGAATGGCTGCCATAGATTATACTGTTTGCCTTCATAGTGAGGTATTTGTGACAACTCAAGGTGGAAATTTTCCTCATTTTTTGATGGGCCATAGAAGATATTTGTTTGGAGGACACTCTAAGACAATTCGACCCGACAAGCGAAAGTTGGCATTGCTATTTGATAATCCTAATATTGG GTGGAAAAGTTTCAAGCGACAAATGCTGAATATGCGGTCTCATAGTGATTCAAAGGGATTTGAACTGAAAAAGCCGGTTGATTCGATATATACCTTCCCGTGCCCCGATTGCATGTGCCGTACAAACAAATCCGCAAACTCTGGATCATCATCAGCAACATGA